GGCTCCACCGACGGCACCGGCAGTGCGGCACGTTTGTCTTATCCTTATGGCATCACCACCGACGGCACCAGCCTCTATGTCGTCGAACCCTCTACGATCCGGCAGATCGTGATCGCTTCCGGCGAGGTCACAACCCTGGCCGGAAGCGCCGGGGCAAGGGGCACCACCGATGGTACCGGCAGTGCGGCACGGTTCTACTCTCCCTATGGCATCACCAATGACGGCGCCAACCTCTATGTTGCCGATGACGCTGCCATCCGAAAGGTGGTGATTGCCTCCGGAGAGGTCACAACTCTGGCCGGGAGCCGCTGGGCGACGGGCACCACCGATGGTACTGGCAGTGCAGCACGGTTCTCTGGTCCTTATGGCATCACCACCGACGGCACCAACCTCTATGTTGCCGATAACTTTACCATCCGAAAGGTGGTGCTTGCCACCGCCGAGGTCACGACCATAGCCGGGGCCGCCGGGGCAACAGGCACCGCCGATGGCACCGGCAGTGCGGCACGGTTCTTTTCTCCCCATGGCATCACCACCGACGGCACCGGCATCTATGTTGCCGATTATTTAAAAAACACCATCCGCAAGGTCGTAATCGCCACCGGAGAGGTCACGACACTGGCCGGGAGCGCCGGGGCAACAGGCACCGCCGATGGCACCGGTAGTGCTGCACGGTTCTATCGTCCCAATGGCATCACCACCGACGGCACCAATCTATATGTTGCCGATTCCTCTAATCACACCATCCGGAAAGTTGTGATCGCCACCGGAGAGGTCACGACACTGGCCGGGAGCGCCGGGGTAACAGGCTCCGACGATGGCACGGGAACTGAAGCACGTTTGACTTATCCTTATGACGTCACCACCGACGGCATCAATCTCTATGTTGCTGATTCATACAATAACACGGTGCGCAAGATCGTGATTGCCACCGGTGAGGTCACAACCCTGGCCGGGAGTGCCGGGGCAACAGGCTCCATTGATGGCACCGGCAGTGCTGCACGGTTCTATCGCCCTAATGGCATCACCACCGATGGCACCAATCTCTATGTTGCGGATCGGTCTAATTACACCATCCGCAAAATCGTGATCGCCACCGGTGAAGTAACGACCCTGGCGGGAAGCGCCGGTGTGGCTGGCTCCACCGATGGCACCGGCAGCTCGGCAAGGTTTTATGTCCCTAACGGCATCACAACCGATGGAACCAGATTGTATGTTGCTGAGGGCAACAACATTATCCGTACAATCAGATGAATCACTAATTGCTGCTTGATTGTTACCTCTCGCCAGCTGAGCCGAACAGGCCGGGGCCGGGTATACCATCTCAAATATTGACAAATGAAGAGTGGTATTATAAGCGATTTGACGCTGGGGCAGATTTTCAGAATGGCAACAGAAGCAGATCCCAACGACCAGTACAAGGGATGAAATGGGACCACACAGATTCCTTCTATAAATACTGCCAAGCAGCTAAGGCACGTGCTTAATAAACCAATCAAGTGACCAACCTGGAAGAAGTAGCTGCCTAAAAACCGCCGCTGTTCTCCCGGCCCGTCCTCAATACAGCTCGTACTTCAACAACCGACACTCCAGCGGCCCGTTCCAGAGCGGTATCCGGCGCGTCGCCTTCAACCCCACATTTTTCGACAACTCCTGGCTGCCGGTGAAGATCCAGGCAGTGTTTCCCTTGCAGCGCTGCTTGAACAGGTCGCCGATCTGCCGGTAGAAAGGCTTGAGCGCCTCCACCTCTCCCATCCGCTCGCCGTACGGCGGGTTGCAGATGACCACCCCGTTGCCGGGCGGTGGGTTGAAATCGGCCATATCGTGCCGGGTCAGGGCGATCAGGTCTCTCACCCCTGCCCGCTCGGAGTTTCTCCGGGCAGTGGCAATGGTCCTGCCGTCGCTGTCGCTCCCCAGAATCGGGGCCGGAAGTTTTTCAAGGGCCTGACTTTTGACGGTTTCCAGCTCCCTTTTCCATGCTGAAGCATCAAATCCTGGCCATCTCTCGAAGCCGAAGCTGCGCCCCAGGCCCGGTGCCCGCCTTGACGCAATCAAGGCCGCCTCAATAAGGATCGTGCCGGACCCGCAGAGCGGGTCGCTGAGAGGGACAGAGCCATCCCATCCGGTTGAAAGTACTATTGCCGCTGCCAGGGTCTCGCGCAGCGGGGCCTCATTGCGCTCGGTCCGGTAGCCGCGCTTGTCCAGCGGAGTTCCGGAGGAATCGAGACTTACGGTACAGCGGTTCTTGAGGAGATGGATATTAACCCGCAACCCGGGGTCTTTGGTATCAATACTCGGGCGGGAGCCGCAGCGGTCGCGGATGGTATCGACAATGGCGTCCTTGGCCTTGAGCGCCGTGTTATGGGAATGGGTCATAGCCGAATCCCGGAGGGAGCAATCAACCGCCAGGGTCATCTCCGGAGTCAGATACTCGTGCCAGGGGATGGCCTTTACCCCGTCGTACAACGACTGCGGCGAATCGCACGGAAATGTTGCCAACGGCACCATGACCCGGTTGGCTGTCCTGAGCCAGAGATTTGCCTTGCGGCAGTCTGTCATCTCTCCGGAGAACCGTACGCCGCCCCGGTCAACGGTGATGCCGGCCATGCCGAGTGTTGCAAGCTCACCGGCGAGGATCTCTTCTACGCCACGGGCGCAGGTTACAAAAAATTCCATAGTCAGTTCCTTAATAAAAACGGCCGGGAGGGTCGTCCCGGCCAATTGTATACTGCTTCCGCAACGTCAGATTTGAGATGATCACCAGGCGGCGAGGAGGAGACCCCGGAGGCGTACAAACAGTACGTCGAGGAGGCCGACGACGAGCCAACGCCGTGAGGGCTCAAATATGGCGTTGCCTTGAGCTATACCTGCTGAATGGACGAAAGCTTCCACTGATTCGGCCCAACAGGGCGGGTAAAGGTCCAGTATTCCTCGAACTTGACCGGGTCGGTCTTGCTCCCTTCAAGGACATTACCGGCCTCGTCAGTGGTGTAATCCAGAAGGTTGGCGTAGACCAGGGTAGTGATGAAGTCGCTGCCGCTCTCCTGCCATGCCTCGGTTATCTCGACACTTCTGACCGCAATGTTCTCCAGGCGGTTGATCCGCTTCTCCTGCAGCAACCGCTGCACATCCTGCTGTAGAATGCCGCGCATCTCTTCGGTCATCATTGCCGAAGCGGTGGAGAGGTCACGGTTCATCCAGGCCCCCTGGATCTTGAAGAAGAGATCCATGACCGTGTCCTTGAAACGGCTTTCATCAAAATTATAGTCCATCTGCCGGATATAGGAGAGTCCTGCCGCAGTGTCGTCGTGCGGCTGGTCATAGGCCGGTGCCGCATTGCCGTAAACCTGGGGCTGCTGGTAATCGGTCTGGCCATAGTTTGCGCCGTAAGACTGGTAAGCAGGCTGTGCCTCTCGCCGCTTCTTGATGAAGCGGTAGATCAGGTAAGCGATCCCGGCAAGCAGCAGGATGTCGAACAATCCAGGGCCGCCGTAGCCGCCTGCGCCAGGACCGGCAAAGCCCATCCCCCGGAAGAGCATACCACCGAGCATTCCACCCAGCATGCCGCCGGCAATCCCACCCATCATGCCCCGGAAGAAACCTCCCTGCTGCGGTTGCCGGAAAGGTGAAGGGTTGGACGGCATTGGCGCCGGAGTTGCCTGGCGATAGGGTGTGGTTGGCGCTGGG
This window of the Geoanaerobacter pelophilus genome carries:
- a CDS encoding THUMP domain-containing class I SAM-dependent RNA methyltransferase, encoding MEFFVTCARGVEEILAGELATLGMAGITVDRGGVRFSGEMTDCRKANLWLRTANRVMVPLATFPCDSPQSLYDGVKAIPWHEYLTPEMTLAVDCSLRDSAMTHSHNTALKAKDAIVDTIRDRCGSRPSIDTKDPGLRVNIHLLKNRCTVSLDSSGTPLDKRGYRTERNEAPLRETLAAAIVLSTGWDGSVPLSDPLCGSGTILIEAALIASRRAPGLGRSFGFERWPGFDASAWKRELETVKSQALEKLPAPILGSDSDGRTIATARRNSERAGVRDLIALTRHDMADFNPPPGNGVVICNPPYGERMGEVEALKPFYRQIGDLFKQRCKGNTAWIFTGSQELSKNVGLKATRRIPLWNGPLECRLLKYELY
- a CDS encoding Tim44 domain-containing protein translates to MKRYAAQIFVMLLGMFVVTATFMESEAQARAGGSRSMGSRGSRSYSRPAPTTPYRQATPAPMPSNPSPFRQPQQGGFFRGMMGGIAGGMLGGMLGGMLFRGMGFAGPGAGGYGGPGLFDILLLAGIAYLIYRFIKKRREAQPAYQSYGANYGQTDYQQPQVYGNAAPAYDQPHDDTAAGLSYIRQMDYNFDESRFKDTVMDLFFKIQGAWMNRDLSTASAMMTEEMRGILQQDVQRLLQEKRINRLENIAVRSVEITEAWQESGSDFITTLVYANLLDYTTDEAGNVLEGSKTDPVKFEEYWTFTRPVGPNQWKLSSIQQV